From a region of the Acidimicrobiales bacterium genome:
- the ligD gene encoding non-homologous end-joining DNA ligase, translating to MADAVVLEIDGRELRITNPDKVFFGRRGETKLDLIDYYLSIAEPVMSCLGGRPTLLQRFPDGAGGKSFFQKRVAKGAPDWLHTTTVMTPNGTPSNALVLEDMAHVAWAVHMGCLGFHPWPFLADDPGFADELRIDLDPQPGTSFDMARQAAREVKLLLDELGIEGFLKTTGSRGLHVYVPLARRWDSVEVRAAAVAIARELERRRPDLLTAAWWKEERGTRIFVDYNQNAPHKTVFGAWSVRPRVGAQVSAPIAWDEVDEIDPDSLTIATVPERVQRLGDPWLGFHQRPQDITTPLAWFQRDIDAGLMDAPWPPVYPKQPLEPPRVAPSRARSVPDDEESSQ from the coding sequence ATGGCTGATGCTGTCGTGCTCGAGATCGACGGGCGCGAGCTTCGCATCACCAACCCCGACAAGGTCTTCTTCGGCCGACGTGGCGAGACCAAGCTGGACCTGATCGACTATTACCTGTCCATCGCCGAGCCCGTCATGAGTTGCCTCGGCGGGCGTCCGACGTTGTTGCAGCGGTTTCCCGACGGTGCCGGTGGCAAGAGCTTCTTCCAGAAGCGTGTCGCCAAGGGCGCCCCCGATTGGCTTCACACCACGACGGTGATGACCCCCAACGGCACCCCATCCAACGCCCTGGTGCTCGAAGACATGGCCCATGTGGCGTGGGCGGTTCACATGGGGTGCCTCGGATTTCACCCGTGGCCCTTCTTGGCCGACGACCCCGGGTTCGCTGACGAACTCCGCATCGACCTCGACCCCCAGCCGGGCACCAGCTTCGACATGGCCAGGCAGGCCGCCCGCGAGGTGAAGCTGCTGTTGGACGAGCTGGGCATCGAGGGCTTCTTGAAGACCACCGGCAGCAGGGGGTTGCACGTGTACGTGCCACTCGCCAGACGGTGGGATTCGGTCGAGGTGCGGGCTGCGGCGGTGGCCATCGCTCGCGAACTCGAACGCAGGCGACCCGATCTGTTGACGGCCGCGTGGTGGAAGGAAGAGCGCGGCACTCGCATATTCGTCGACTACAACCAGAACGCGCCGCACAAGACGGTGTTCGGTGCCTGGTCGGTCAGGCCCAGGGTCGGGGCTCAGGTGTCTGCACCAATCGCGTGGGATGAGGTCGACGAGATCGATCCCGATTCGTTGACCATCGCCACGGTCCCCGAGAGGGTGCAGCGGCTGGGCGACCCTTGGCTGGGCTTTCACCAACGCCCCCAGGACATCACCACTCCCCTGGCCTGGTTCCAGCGCGACATCGACGCGGGGCTGATGGATGCGCCGTGGCCGCCGGTCTACCCGAAACAACCACTCGAGCCCCCGCGGGTCGCACCCAGCCGCGCCCGCTCGGTGCCAGACGACGAGGAGTCCTCCCAATGA
- the ald gene encoding alanine dehydrogenase produces the protein MIIGVPTEVKSDERRVGLVPSSVKELVGGGHQVLVQSGAGVGAASPDDEYIAAGASIVAGADEVFERADMIVKVKEPQPAEIARLREGQILFTYLHLAPDLPQTQGLLASGVTAVAYETVTDQAGRLPLLTPMSQVAGRLSVQAGARCLESPVGGSGTLLGGVPGVPSGRVVVIGGGVVGLNAIEMAIGLGASVTVLDRDLAVLDRLSHRFGNALETVFSTKSAIEDLVAGADLVIGAVLVPGAEAPKLVTREMVSTMRPGSVLVDVAIDQGGCFETSRPTTHNDPTYVVDGVVHYCVANMPGAVPRTSTKALNNVTLPYAVRLADAGLAALASDPSFLAGLNVHRGVLTNEAVAVAHEMSWTDPAVALAG, from the coding sequence GTGATCATCGGGGTACCTACAGAGGTAAAGAGCGACGAGCGACGGGTCGGGCTGGTGCCCTCGAGCGTCAAGGAACTGGTGGGCGGTGGTCACCAGGTGCTTGTGCAGTCGGGCGCCGGGGTGGGCGCTGCATCACCAGACGACGAGTACATCGCCGCTGGTGCGTCCATCGTCGCCGGCGCCGACGAGGTGTTCGAGCGCGCCGACATGATCGTCAAGGTCAAAGAGCCTCAGCCGGCCGAAATTGCGCGTCTTCGCGAGGGGCAGATCCTCTTCACCTACCTGCATCTGGCCCCAGACCTGCCACAGACCCAGGGGCTGCTGGCCAGCGGTGTCACGGCTGTTGCCTACGAAACGGTCACCGACCAGGCCGGCCGACTGCCGCTTTTGACGCCCATGTCGCAGGTGGCCGGACGTCTGTCGGTGCAGGCCGGGGCCCGGTGCCTGGAAAGCCCGGTTGGCGGGTCTGGGACCCTGCTCGGCGGTGTTCCGGGTGTGCCATCGGGCCGGGTCGTGGTCATCGGCGGTGGTGTCGTGGGCCTCAACGCCATTGAGATGGCGATCGGCCTTGGGGCCAGCGTCACGGTTCTCGATCGCGACCTGGCAGTGCTGGATCGGCTTTCGCACCGTTTCGGCAATGCCCTCGAAACGGTGTTCTCGACCAAGTCGGCCATCGAAGACCTGGTGGCGGGCGCAGACCTGGTGATCGGCGCGGTTCTGGTGCCTGGGGCCGAGGCACCCAAGCTGGTCACCCGCGAGATGGTGTCGACCATGCGGCCTGGGTCTGTGCTGGTAGACGTCGCGATAGACCAGGGCGGCTGTTTCGAGACCTCGCGCCCCACCACCCACAACGACCCCACCTATGTGGTCGACGGGGTCGTGCACTACTGCGTGGCCAACATGCCTGGCGCGGTTCCGCGCACATCGACCAAGGCGCTGAACAACGTCACCTTGCCCTATGCCGTGCGTCTGGCCGATGCCGGCCTGGCTGCCCTGGCTTCAGATCCCAGCTTCCTTGCCGGGTTGAATGTCCACCGGGGCGTTTTGACCAACGAGGCGGTCGCCGTGGCCCACGAGATGAGCTGGACCGATCCGGCCGTCGCTTTGGCCGGCTAG
- a CDS encoding Lrp/AsnC family transcriptional regulator encodes MATPDRLDELDQSLLQVLSAEGRISNAALADRVGLSPSATLRRLRRLEETGVVVGYRAVVDPAALGRATTVFVEVSLESQREDVLEAFEEAASKVPEIVGCHLISGDADYLLRVQADGVAGYERVHTAHLSRLPGVSKIRSNFAMRTAFDRT; translated from the coding sequence ATGGCCACACCCGATCGACTCGACGAACTCGACCAATCGCTTTTGCAGGTGCTTTCCGCAGAGGGCCGCATCTCCAACGCGGCGCTGGCCGACCGCGTGGGTCTCAGCCCCTCGGCGACCCTGCGCAGGCTCCGCCGGCTCGAAGAGACCGGCGTTGTGGTCGGGTATCGCGCCGTTGTTGACCCTGCGGCTTTAGGCCGGGCCACCACCGTGTTCGTCGAGGTCAGCCTCGAAAGCCAGCGAGAGGACGTTCTGGAGGCCTTCGAGGAAGCCGCGTCGAAGGTTCCAGAGATAGTGGGCTGCCACCTCATCTCGGGTGACGCCGACTATCTGCTGCGAGTTCAAGCCGACGGGGTGGCCGGCTACGAGCGGGTGCACACCGCTCATCTATCGCGCCTGCCCGGTGTGTCGAAGATCCGGTCGAACTTCGCCATGAGGACGGCTTTCGACAGAACCTGA
- a CDS encoding ABC transporter substrate-binding protein yields the protein MIRRFLLPLLTLLLLLGACGEDADSTAADATVPAETPELRIISLSPSATEIIFAVGAGPMVVAVDEFSYYPPEAPVTELSGYTPNVEAILSYEPDVVVWQGGPDDVRASLDAAGVQIVDQFAATTFDDIYAQMLEIGELAGTTDEAEAAVAEMRADLDALVSSVQPRDEPVTYFHELGTELYTATSTTFIGQVYGLLGLENIADAADPDGEFFGYPQLSEEFILDADPDIIFLADTIGYGQTAQTVAERPGWDALSAVRAGNVIELDDDVASRWGPRVVDFVRAVVDAVNAL from the coding sequence ATGATCAGACGATTCCTGTTGCCCTTGCTGACACTGCTGTTGTTGCTGGGAGCGTGCGGCGAAGATGCCGACAGCACCGCCGCAGACGCAACCGTGCCGGCCGAGACGCCCGAGCTGCGAATCATCTCGCTGTCGCCGAGCGCAACCGAGATCATCTTCGCGGTGGGGGCCGGCCCCATGGTGGTCGCCGTAGATGAGTTCTCGTACTACCCGCCAGAGGCGCCAGTTACCGAGCTCAGCGGCTATACGCCAAACGTCGAGGCGATCCTGTCCTACGAACCCGATGTGGTCGTGTGGCAGGGCGGTCCAGACGATGTGCGGGCCTCGCTGGACGCCGCCGGCGTGCAGATCGTCGATCAGTTCGCCGCCACCACCTTCGACGACATCTACGCCCAGATGCTCGAAATCGGCGAGCTGGCCGGCACCACAGACGAGGCCGAGGCCGCCGTTGCCGAGATGCGAGCCGATCTGGACGCCTTGGTGTCGTCGGTGCAGCCCCGCGACGAGCCGGTGACCTATTTCCACGAACTCGGCACCGAGCTGTACACGGCCACGTCGACCACGTTCATCGGCCAGGTGTACGGCCTGCTGGGTCTCGAGAACATCGCCGACGCGGCCGACCCCGACGGCGAGTTCTTCGGATACCCACAGCTCAGCGAGGAGTTCATCCTGGACGCCGACCCAGACATCATCTTCCTGGCCGACACCATCGGCTACGGCCAGACCGCGCAGACGGTGGCCGAACGACCGGGCTGGGATGCATTGAGCGCAGTGCGGGCCGGCAACGTGATCGAGCTCGACGACGATGTCGCCTCTAGGTGGGGCCCTCGCGTGGTCGACTTCGTGCGAGCCGTCGTCGACGCCGTCAACGCGCTCTGA
- a CDS encoding iron ABC transporter permease yields the protein MKTTIDTATETITPTRLRGAWVAGSIGFTVLVSVVALGVGPVDIAAHRVAAAVLSELPWVDLDHGLDPVQHTIVTTVRLPRVVLGLLVGAMLSMSGAAYQGAFRNPLADPYLLGVAAGAGLGATLAIVNDWGSAVGFVDPVPLAAFIGALIAVSVAFGVGSIGARSSVTLVLAGVAVASFFTAAQTYVLQRNIDVVQEVYSWILGRVSTSGWGEVELLLPYAVVTVAVLLRFARALDVMAVGDEEARSLGIDPTRVRLIVVVFASLAAAATVAVAGLIGFVGLVVAHAVRLTAGSSNRIVLPLSAIVGAAFMVLADLVARTVISPAELPVGVVTAFIGAPFFAVVLRTTRKTLW from the coding sequence TTGAAGACCACCATCGACACCGCAACCGAAACCATCACGCCAACCCGATTGAGGGGCGCGTGGGTTGCCGGATCGATCGGTTTCACGGTCTTGGTGTCGGTAGTGGCGCTGGGCGTCGGCCCGGTCGACATCGCAGCTCATCGCGTGGCGGCTGCGGTGTTGTCGGAGCTGCCATGGGTCGACCTCGACCACGGACTCGATCCGGTGCAGCACACCATCGTCACCACCGTGCGCCTGCCCCGGGTGGTCCTGGGCCTACTGGTCGGCGCCATGCTGTCGATGAGCGGAGCTGCGTACCAGGGAGCGTTTCGCAACCCACTCGCCGATCCGTACCTGTTGGGCGTGGCCGCAGGCGCCGGCCTGGGTGCAACCCTGGCGATCGTCAACGACTGGGGGTCGGCTGTCGGCTTCGTCGACCCCGTGCCGCTGGCCGCCTTCATCGGCGCGCTGATCGCAGTGTCTGTCGCTTTCGGGGTGGGAAGCATCGGGGCTCGCTCCAGCGTCACCCTGGTACTGGCAGGCGTCGCCGTGGCGAGCTTCTTCACCGCCGCTCAGACCTATGTTCTGCAGCGCAACATCGACGTGGTGCAGGAGGTCTACTCGTGGATTCTCGGGCGGGTCAGCACCAGCGGCTGGGGCGAGGTCGAACTGCTGCTTCCGTACGCGGTCGTCACCGTGGCTGTGCTGCTGCGTTTCGCCCGGGCCCTCGACGTCATGGCGGTTGGGGATGAAGAGGCGCGCAGCCTGGGCATAGACCCCACACGCGTGCGCCTCATCGTGGTGGTCTTTGCATCTCTGGCCGCAGCGGCGACGGTTGCGGTCGCCGGGCTGATCGGCTTCGTGGGTCTCGTCGTGGCCCACGCGGTGCGCCTGACCGCTGGATCCAGCAACCGCATCGTTCTGCCGTTGTCGGCCATAGTCGGCGCTGCGTTCATGGTGCTCGCCGACCTGGTCGCTCGCACCGTCATCTCGCCCGCAGAGTTGCCGGTAGGGGTGGTCACGGCCTTTATCGGTGCCCCATTCTTCGCAGTCGTGCTGCGCACCACCAGAAAGACCCTGTGGTGA
- a CDS encoding ABC transporter ATP-binding protein → MSAEVGHRAGGAAVDVAGLTVELGSSRVIDGIDLSLAAGSWTTVVGPNGAGKSTLLRAIAGLVPIGGNVRIDGADPRGRTRAQVVAYLPQKPTLPPDMRVVDYVLLGRTPHIGTFGAPGASDRQIVGEVVERLDLAHLAHRPMASLSGGEAQRAALARALSQKAPLLLLDEPTAALDLGHGQAVLELVREAHSASGTTIVMTIHDLTIAGRYGDELVLLNGGSVAARGSRTDVLTAETLERHYGARVRIFHDESGPIVVPLPAGAEP, encoded by the coding sequence GTGAGCGCCGAGGTCGGCCACCGGGCAGGTGGGGCAGCCGTCGACGTGGCCGGCCTGACGGTCGAGCTGGGGTCGTCGCGGGTCATCGACGGCATCGACCTTTCGCTGGCGGCCGGCTCGTGGACAACCGTTGTGGGCCCCAACGGGGCCGGCAAATCGACCCTGCTGCGCGCCATCGCCGGTCTTGTGCCCATCGGGGGCAACGTGCGCATAGACGGCGCCGACCCACGCGGGCGGACTCGCGCTCAAGTCGTCGCCTACCTGCCCCAGAAGCCGACGCTGCCGCCCGACATGCGGGTGGTCGACTATGTGCTGCTGGGGCGCACACCACACATCGGCACGTTCGGCGCGCCCGGCGCCTCAGACCGCCAGATCGTCGGTGAGGTAGTCGAGAGGCTCGACCTGGCCCACCTGGCCCACCGTCCGATGGCGTCGTTGTCGGGTGGCGAGGCCCAACGGGCGGCGCTGGCCAGGGCGCTCAGCCAGAAGGCCCCGCTGCTGTTGCTGGACGAGCCCACCGCAGCCCTCGACCTGGGCCACGGGCAGGCGGTGCTGGAGCTGGTCCGCGAGGCACACTCGGCCTCGGGCACCACCATCGTGATGACCATTCACGACCTCACCATCGCCGGGCGATATGGCGACGAGCTCGTGCTTTTGAATGGCGGCTCGGTTGCCGCACGAGGCAGCCGCACCGACGTGCTCACCGCCGAAACCCTCGAGCGCCACTACGGTGCCAGGGTCCGCATCTTCCACGACGAATCGGGCCCCATCGTGGTCCCGTTACCAGCCGGAGCAGAACCGTGA